In the Sarcophilus harrisii chromosome 3, mSarHar1.11, whole genome shotgun sequence genome, one interval contains:
- the LOC105749917 gene encoding mucin-5AC-like translates to MERQLLGSLLLLLLQLTLASETADQHDQQMDQSTGPGISCNSVLQTSSTGVTTTLATTGMTTTTASTAITTNGTATYMTTPMADNQEGSFTTSSSSTVVATTRQDVVPSNITVSSISKNKMETTQPASTQLMEAANTSGRRITNENAVPETKATLITSMVPVTSENTDSSTTKGASDKVNGMIKVRPIASTTVATKEQGLIQTTAVINSLLKSSEGTFPTLTSTTAASIVKEGESVSKTIEGTPTGIPPHSMWTTTRAEINGPTKTIMSKTNPLSVTLTTITTKNRFPSIKKSSSLETTNATSLTSMTVTESLKETADVTPTYPQKTTTSAETLGMMTTSETKAGTTVPTIADTMKDTIFSVATMISGSQTKGGTIMHTPIGSVNLTVDTRVAINRTASLTTTTLSARSSGTNSFPIMPVASSSLPEMGSPCASDEYPSTTLEKNCICNSSYYAHPEVNNVTVALFCRPWEIEVSLSQCFLKKHGWVQGDALFPGCSGVSKIVRGWRTITFVMKRNENTCGLKLSTNTSHAVYSLTVQLPPVSHGSEISKGSTDITFSCVYPLVVNVSQKEPPQMAPSLHSKIHVVGTGESTITLSFFTDAQYSSLLVDQPVALNTTLYVALEATNADPERFVLVVNAFFASINASGPSAPESTYYFVQQSCPVSDKLLMQPNTTGDSLKVKLAFRAFRFFSSDVLYYHSHVTLCDKLGKSSCQPNCTRMHQKQRKWVELKYQNKNGSGWLTYGPVRFQDSDPSHNRAPTGPMRIWLTFFLLVVISWMLA, encoded by the exons ATGGAGAGACAGCTTTTGGGGAgtttgctactgctgctgctacagCTGACCTTAGCCTCTGAAACTGCTG ATCAGCATGATCAGCAAATGGATCAATCTACTGGTCCTGGCATATCATGTAACTCAGTCCTACAAACCAGCAGCACTGGGGTAACCACGACTCTTGCAACTACTGGGATGACTACAACAACAGCCTCAACAGCGATCACCACTAATGGGACAGCCACTTATATGACGACACCCATGGCTGATAACCAAGAAGGGAGTTTTACTACAAGCTCATCCTCCACTGTAGTCGCCACAACCAGGCAGGACGTGGTTCCATCAAACATTACAGTGAGCTCTATATCCAAAAACAAGATGGAGACTACTCAGCCTGCATCTACGCAGCTCATGGAAGCAGCCAACACAAGTGGCAGGAGAATAACTAATGAGAATGCTGTACCTGAGACAAAAGCTACACTTATAACCTCAATGGTCCCCGTAACTTCTGAGAACACAGATTCATCAACAACCAAGGGAGCCTCAGACAAGGTTAATGGGATGATCAAAGTTAGACCCATAGCCTCAACTACAGTTGCCACAAAAGAACAAGGCTTGATTCAAACAACAGCTGTGATAAATTCTCTGCTTAAAAGCTCAGAGGGAACATTTCCAACTCTAACTTCAACGACAGCTGCCTCCATAGTGAAGGAAGGTGAATCTGTATCTAAGACCATAGAAGGGACCCCTACAGGTATTCCCCCACACTCTATGTGGACAACCACCCGTGCTGAGATAAATGGACCAACAAAGACCATCATGTCTAAGACTAATCCTCTATCTGTAACCTTAACAACAATCACCACAAAGAACCGGTTTCCATCTATCAAAAAGAGTTCTAGTCTTGAGACAACCAATGCTACATCCCTGACTTCAATGACAGTAACTGAGTCCCTGAAAGAGACAGCTGATGTTACACCCACTTACCCCCAAAAAACAACCACCAGTGCTGAGACCTTGGGGATGATGACTACATCTGAAACCAAAGCTGGGACCACAGTTCCAACAATAGCAGACACAATGAAGGACACGATTTTTTCAGTAGCCACAATGATCTCTGGGTCTCAGACCAAAGGAGGGACCATCATGCACACACCCATAGGTTCTGTGAATCTGACAGTCGATACTAGGGTGGCTATAAATCGTACAGCATCGCTTACCACTACAACACTCAGTGCCCGTTCCTCTGGGACAAATTCATTCCCCATTATGCCTGTGGCCAGTAGTTCTTTGCCAGAGATGGGCAGTCCCTGTGCCTCAGATGAATACCCTAGCACCACCCTAGAGAAAAACTGTATATGCAATAGCAGCTACTATGCTCACCCAG aAGTGAATAATGTGACAGTGGCCCTTTTTTGCCGACCTTGGGAGATTGAAGTATCCCTCAGCCAATGCTTCCTGAAAAAACATGGCTGGGTCCAAGGAGATGCCCTCTTTCCAGGATGTTCTGGGGTCAGCAAGATCGTTCGTGGTTGGAGAACCATCACCTTCGTgatgaagagaaatgagaacaCATGTGGACTTAAGCTTTCT ACCAATACAAGCCATGCTGTATATTCTCTAACTGTCCAGCTCCCTCCAGTCTCTCATGGTTCTGAGATCTCCAAAGGTTCCACTGATATCACCTTCAGTTGTGTGTACCCATTGGTAGTAAATGTGAGCCAGAAGGAACCCCCACAGATGGCTCCCTCACT ACACTCCAAAATCCATGTTGTAGGCACTGGAGAATCCACCATCACCTTGTCCTTTTTCACTGACGCCCAGTACTCTTCCTTGCTTGTGGACCAGCCTGTGGCCCTCAACACAACATTATATGTGGCCCTAGAAGCCACCAATGCTGATCCAGAACGGTTTGTTCTGGTGGTCAATGCTTTCTTTGCCAGCATCAACGCTTCTGGGCCTTCAGCCCCTGAGAGTACCTACTACTTTGTGCAACAGAG CTGCCCAGTCAGTGACAAGTTACTCATGCAGCCAAACACAACTGGGGATTCCTTGAAAGTGAAGCTGGCCTTCCGTGCGTTCCGTTTCTTCTCCAGCGATGTCTTATATTACCACAGCCATGTGACACTGTGTGACAAGCTGGGAAAGAGCTCCTGCCAACCT AACTGTACTAGGATGCACCAGAAACAGAGGAAGTGGGTTGAGCTGAAATACCAGAACAAGAATGGGAGTGGTTGGCTAACATATGGGCCAGTCCGGTTCCAAG ATTCTGATCCTTCCCACAACAGGGCCCCAACAG gaCCTATGAGGATTTGGCTGACATTCTTTCTCCTGGTGGTGATCAGTTGGATGCTGGCATGA